The following is a genomic window from Plasmodium berghei ANKA genome assembly, chromosome: 9.
CAAATGTTCAAGATATAATCTCAAGTTTTAATTtcaaattacaaaaaaaagaacgaaaaaatgaaacagTTTCTAATGGAAGATATGTTATATAAGTAAACCCCATTATTTGTGCATacaaaaacatatataatcctatatttattaagtCGAAAAAATaggatatataaatgagtgaaacattttataaatcaaaaaaatataattttatgagGAGTACACTTTATTAAAAATCGATTCACTTTGCTATTGCGTATTACACATATGcacatataattttgaaacTTTCAtgtatcatttttatatagttttagtttgatttgatttttttttttcatgatcattataaaaaaaataaaatttgatgAAAACAGATTTATACTAAATATTCCGTTTCGGTAGCTACTTTTCTCTTTAATATTGGctgcatatattttttctaaattttccacattaatatatgcatatataagtTATCCATACACCGCGATGTGCTAataaatagtatatattattactaatagaaatattttatataaaatattttaaaattttatatatggtgaatgaatatataaacgtAGCCATTATCTTTTTGACCATTGTTTCATTGCCCTTGATTTTTTTCGTCCTGGCATTTTGGGGAATTTTTGTCGCATATcttcatataaaatatcatGTTGGTTTAACTCATCATGTATAAGGGGGCATGCATTTAATAATGCTCTTCCAATTGCTAGCCTAGCGGCTTTTGATTGGCCACTAATCCCCCCtccttttaattttataaatacatcATAAACACATGCTGTGtttgttaaataaaatggttCTAATACATCCATTctgttataaaaataaggccatcgaatatataaatcttcttcattatttacTTTTATAATACCACTACctctttttatataaacatagGCACATGCTCTTTTGTTTGTTCCTATGCCTTCTGACTCTTCTAGCCATTCAAGattattatgaataaaagtctttattctttttttattaaaattttcaagaaaaaaattatctataacattattattcattttgtttactTCGTcattgtatttattatttagaTTGTCTTCTGTTTCCTCTTcatcttctttttttttatctgaTTTTAGTTCTAattcctttatttttttatcaatttcTTCAATCTCATCagtatctttattttttcttacattt
Proteins encoded in this region:
- a CDS encoding mitochondrial ribosomal protein S9 precursor, putative, which translates into the protein MSILYVRKIGKILLKADKGKYMCSLTRWINTSSKSELNKKRKNDYILSLDEALYLSKEMGIKTTSEMQRIIMRSPPFSNDKSPFIIDNFFENVRKNKDTDEIEEIDKKIKELELKSDKKKEDEEETEDNLNNKYNDEVNKMNNNVIDNFFLENFNKKRIKTFIHNNLEWLEESEGIGTNKRACAYVYIKRGSGIIKVNNEEDLYIRWPYFYNRMDVLEPFYLTNTACVYDVFIKLKGGGISGQSKAARLAIGRALLNACPLIHDELNQHDILYEDMRQKFPKMPGRKKSRAMKQWSKR